CCATTAAAGCCAACTTGTTCAATGCATTGGCCACCAGCATTGGGTCCAAATTTTTGCTTGCAAAATGGCAAACATTTTGGCTCAACTTTTCCTTGGTCGCACAATAATTCTGGATGTATTTGGTAGCAAGTTTTTGATTCAACTGATAGGACCATTGTTCCA
This portion of the Lycium ferocissimum isolate CSIRO_LF1 chromosome 1, AGI_CSIRO_Lferr_CH_V1, whole genome shotgun sequence genome encodes:
- the LOC132029330 gene encoding putative defensin-like protein 120 — encoded protein: MAKLLTCVLLVAALFLVGTMVLSVESKTCYQIHPELLCDQGKVEPKCLPFCKQKFGPNAGGQCIEQVGFNGPFCACDYPC